AAGCGGGCGATCTCCTGCGGTATGTCGGCAGCGGATGAGATCTCCACCTCAATGGAGGCCGAGAACGAATGCGAAGAATAGCCGGGCAGCCCCAGCTTCTTCGAGTAGTTGGTGGTCAGGTTGATGGCCATCGTGTTGTTTCCTTTCTGGTTGGATTAAACGAAAAACACCGCATGACCAGATGGCCAGCGGCGTCGAGTAGAGTAGGAGCTACGCTCCCCCTATCGTTTATTTATAACACGGGGAGGATGGAAATTGCGGAGGCGGCTGATGAAGGTCATCGAGGCCGGCAGTGTGCTAATTTTGGGGTAGAGAGAACGTCGAAGTCCTCTCACATCAGCCCGGTAGCGAGGCTTCGACTGTCAGTTGAAGGTTGAATGGTCATGGCGAATTGAACTAGCGGCGGGGCAGGTGTTGAGAGCAATGTCTTGTTATGCCTTGGTTGTTTGTGGGCGCCGCCTGAGCAACCTGTGGAGCTCCGCAGTCTTGTGCTTCGTAGTGTCAATGGCTCCTCGATCCCCATCAATCCAGTAATCAAGCAGCCAGAACTCAGGTCCGATGTAGCAAAGCTCCTGCCACGCGGCCAAGAAATCAGAGAATGAGGGCGAGATCACGCTACTCTCATCATCGTCGTGAACGAGGTAGACCACCGGCGGATCTTCAGCATCTCTCTCAGGATCTAGACCGAGGCAGTCACCATTGCCGACATGCAGGAACACTGCGCATCTGCACCAAAGCTCCAAGCCTGCCTTGCCGACAACATCCGCCATGTATTCGTCGTCAGCGTCGGCACCCGAGTTGCCCGGATAGATCTGTTCAGCATGCTCGAATCGTGCTCCACCGTAAATATAATCGTTGTCCTCGAACACCTCGTTTAGGCTCGGTAGCTCGTCAGGCGACGGAGTCCAAACGTAGGGACAATTCACTCTAGCAGAGCCCTCACTCCAAAGTTGCCGCAAAGAAGCTGGCAATCCATTCGGCCAGCGGGCAGCCAGCTTATCAATCTGCTGCGACTCGAGTGGCGGATCAATCTCAATGGTGATGTCGATCTCGCCAGGTAGCATCCGGAGTCCTTCCGAAAACGCCCTCGCGCACTCAGTCCAGTCGTGGTAGTTCATAGCGAGGATTTCTTAGCATAACAGTATTAGATCACTTACCCGTTTTTAATATGCACTCGCAGGGATCGGCGGATTTGAGGTGATCGTTTTGGTTAAATTTCTTATGTAGGGTAAGGGATTGCGCAACATGGTGTCGAGTGTGGAATACTCGTTTTTTGGGTTAACATTTATCCCCATTATCATGACCTTTACTGTTGTCCAACAGACTCTGTTTGGAGCAGACAACGCACTTGAGGCTAGGTCATGAATGGGACGTCCGGGGGCATGTCGATGACATTTACCTTGATGGTTCTAGAATCTTGTCAGTCTATTCTTTCGCTGGAACAATGCCACTCTTTCCTCGCCACTTGCCGTGCTCAGAAATGGCGCGGAAGCGGAAGGTGGTGAATTTGTGGTGGAAGTCCTTATGTTTACGTTCGGCCATGGCATGCCGCTCTGCTCCCGGGCAAGAGTTCCTGCCGTGAACCATATCAGTCATCTCCCGCTGGGAACGCCATACAGAGATGGTGCTAAAGGTGCGGGGTGGGCGTACAGCAGCCATAGCCAGAGTCGTGCCAGGGTGGTCACGCACAAGTTCCTCCACAGGCTTCCCCCAATGGATGAAGCGGGAGAGTTGGGTAAGATTCAAGCGTGCCAGCGTAACCGCGACGATTGGCTGCTCCGGATCTGCATCTACCACCGCTGGGGGTAGGTCTTTGAAGTCAGAAAACTCCCCCCATTGGCGGAGAAACTCCAGCCGCACATGCCACCCCTCGGCCAACTTGCGCCCCAGCTTTGTTCCTGTCAGGTAATCATCCAGTGCCTGCTCACTCTCCCAAGAGGCGAATACCGCAAGCTTCCGCATCTGCAGGCGTGCCGGGGAAAGGATGGGCGAGCCCAATCTCATGGCCGCCATGCACTCCGCATGGAGCAGCCCGGCTGTATTCCGCCTGGTGGGAGGGCGCAGCATGACACCGAGCGTGGTCGCAGCTGTAGTCTCCAGAAGGTGTAGGCTAAAGATTTGCATTTCAGAATGAGTGACCTTTCAGGGAGGAGTGTGAAGGCGGACGCCCCCAAGCAAATGCTACAAAACCAAGCCCGACGTGGCCAAGCGCGTTTACGATTCCATGGTAGCGTACCATTTCAGGTATGTCGAAGACCGGTCTTCCCCAGGCCCACGCCAGCGCTGGCACCATCGTCACCAGTGGTACGCTGAGTGCCACGATCACTAGCCGTAACGGCCTGCAGGCGATGCGCACTGGCCGCCCAAATACAACAGCAATCCACTGTACCGTAAAGATCACCGCGTAGCTTGTCGCTGCGATCTCGTCACAGTAGCGATAACCAAGGATTCCGGCCGCTGTCACCAAATATGCCACCGGGTGGGCTAACAAAAGGAAGCGTAGAATGGCCAGTGCCCGCCTGCTGACTACCATGCGGCATGAAAGAGCTGTCACAGTTAGTGCACCGTAGCCTGCAAAGGCAAAGTGAGCTGCTGTTATCCATGTCCACGGCGCCCCAAATCCGAGAAGAGTGGACCCGCTGAGAAATACGCCCAGCCATACCAAACTACCGACAACGAAAATCCAAGCCGACGCTAGCGCCACCTCTTCCGGCAGCACCTTGGATCGCGAGAACGCTCGTCTTAGCAGGACTGAACCAACCGTGATCGCTACTACAGTAGGAATTACGAGTATGAGGAAGACAGCGGAGTAGCTCATGGAATAAACACTTGGACGACGGCTCTATCAGGCGGTTTTTCTACTACGTGCTAGCTTACTTGTGTTCTCAGGGGTTAGCCTTTAGGAATCAAGGATTCAACAGGTTTGGCACCTTTTTGTGTGTTTTCAGATTGCTTAACTAGCTGGGAAATCCACACCCTTAATTGATCAGAAACTTGGTCATCGGGAATGAAAAACATTCGAGTCTGCTGATGTCTTCCAGTTGGTTGTGATCTGCTAAAGGTCATTATCAAATGGCCCTTTGTAATATCGTTGTACCTAATATCTTCATACGACCACTTTTTAAAATCTTTGATTTCATGAGTGCCAGACCAGAGCTTTACAAAATCCTTAATATCTATGGGATTCGTTTTGGGCGGTTTCGTTGTACGGGTTGTTACATTTGCTTGATCCTTCAGCCTAAGGCTCTGAATCCATATATGCTTTTGTCCAACCTTGGTGCGATAGGCAATACAATGGGTGTAGTGATAATTATCCAATTTGGAATCCTCAGCTGAGACCAAGGAAGGGATGTATACCCCCAATAAGAGAAGGATGAAGCGCATATAAGAAATTGTTTGTAACCGCATATTTAGTGAGTGGTCCTACTATGTATACCATGCTCTACTCGTTGCTTTTGTCGAGGATATGGCTTCGCCAGACATCAAAGCTTTTCGTTTCGGTAACATCTAGGGCTACGACTTACTGTGCCTAGCTACCGGGAGGGCCTTGGCGGCAGTCAGCCCTTCATAGAGTTCCGCCACGGAGGTCTTGAGAGCTGCGGCTAACAGGAGCACCTCGGCGTCATTGAGCCGACGGATGCCATACTCGATTTTGGAGAGGGTTGCCCGGCTGATGTCCCAGCCTAGGCGGTTGCATGCACCTGCCAGCTGATCCTGAGTCATGCCAGCTTCGCTACGTATCTTGCTGATGCGTGTTCCTAGCAGGTTCTGGCTGGTGTTGTCGTTGGTCATTGCTCCGGAAATGGAGCTTGACCCTAACGTTTTATCTTGCTGCTATTGCTCCGATATAGGAGCATTTTAATCCCTCTGTAAAAATGAAAGTGATCGTAAGAAGTGTGGTAGTCGTCTTGAGTCTTATTGTGTTTGGAACCCAGATATCGTGTTCCAATGACAAGGAACTCAGGGAGCTAAGAAACGAAAAAGCGCAGCTACAAACAGAGCAGCGTACCTTGCTACAACAGAAGCAGAACCTGCAGTGGGAGTTCCAGCAGGTAGACCGACTCAGACGCCAAGCCTACAATGCTGGGGAGCGAGGTGGTGGTCAGTTTCTAGGAGGACTCGTGAATGATAATGCCGGTCAGGCTCTGGGGGGCCTGATAGATTCTGCCGCTGCAAGCCAGCAACAAGACAAGCATCAGGCACGTTGTTATGCGATACGGCAGCAGATTTTCCAAATCGACCAACGTTCTTATGTCATCAACGTTCAGATTGGTGAGATAGATAGGAAGATAGCCAACTTAAATTAGAAAGAACGGTTATGGCTGATGTTTACTATTACCTGGGGGCTGACAATGAGCCTGTCGGCCCGTTGCCCCTGACGGAGTTGGAGAGATTCACAGATCTCGGTGTGATCACAGGAGAGACACTGGTTGCCTGTGCAGGAGGTGATGATTGGCTGCCTCTTGATGAGGTAGTAGGCCTGAAGGAGCCCATGAAGGATGTACTGCCGTCCTTACCCCGGATGGATCAGACTGAAGGGGTGAAGACCGATCTTCCGGAAAGCCTGAAGCATGCGACCTGGAACTCCGACCCTTCGGCGGAGGCAAGCCGTGAGCAGCTCAAGTCGTTCGTCTCACTGAAATTCTGGAACAGTATCGAGAAATTCACCTTGGCTGGGGTAGCCAGTTTTCTTCTCCTGCATATTGTCTTGATGGGAGAAGGAATAATACCCGATGGGCTGCTGATACTGGGCATGCTGGTGACACTGGCGGTGTTTGGTATTATGGGGCTGATGCACATAGTGGTTTTCTTCAGGTGCTGGAGAAGCATCCCTGCGCAATTCAGGACGATGGGGCCAAGAAAAGCAGTGTACCCGCTTTTTATTCCGCTGTGGCATATATGGTGGTATTTTGTCAGTCTGCGAGGTCTGGTGAAAAGTATCGAGAGCTGGGAGAAGCACTGTGAAATAGAGTCGCAGGATGATTCACTACGACTAGCTACTGTCTGGGCGGCTCTGTGGGGGCTTACCTGCTATGTGTTCAGCTTTCTTCTGCGGTCGGAATGGCTTGCCAGTGCCTTGTACAACGCTGGTTGCATAGCGCTGATCTTTCTGGGATACCGGCTATTCAAGCCGCTGGTGTGGAGAATAAATACCTTGAGGGGAGAACCCATCCTGGAGGGTTCGTGGCTGGGGGCTCTGGTGGCAGGACAGGGTGCTGCCGAGAAAAAACGCACTGGAGTTGTCTCTGCTAGTGTGGTGATCACGCTGGCTGCTTTATTGGGAGTATTCCTGCCTAATTACGTGGAAGAGCCTCAGGCTCACGCGGCAGCTAATCCTCAAGTACAGATGCCGGAATACCAACTGCCAGAACAAGTGGCCGCTCCAGTCATCCCCCGGCAGGACAAGATCACAGAAGCCGATCTGATCCAGATACGCCTCCAGCTGGAACTCATGAGGGAGGAGATGAATGCCGTAAGGGCTAGGCTGGCTCAACTGGGTAGAAATTATTCCTATGCCAGTAGCCAGATAGAGGCCGACTACATCCAGAGGGAGATGAATCTCTGCCGCCAGAGGGAGACGCAGATATCGATGAAAGTGATCGAAGTCATGGCCTTTCTTGCCAAGCACTCCGACGAGCTGGAGTAGTTTTGTGGAGGTCTTTATACAGGCTTTTCAGGGCTGTTTCACTTCTCGGTAAAAAGTGAGACTAAACTTTGTTCTGTACTAGACCCAAAGTGAAACACGTAAGTCATTGTTATATCAACAGATTCGTGTTTTTGGATGTTTCATTTTTCCCGGAATAAGTGAAACATGCGTTAAGGGGTCACAGCGCATCACCCTTAGGGCCGAAATCCCGAGTTGAGGTGTGTATCGAGGCCCCGTACCAGCTCCCGCAGGAGATGATGCCGCGTGATAAATCACGCGGCGACCTCTGCAACATCAGGTACAGCGCCCGCTACACACCACGCCCCCGCCGAAGTCGTCTCCCTCGCCCGCCAGATCCCGGAGGACTACGTGGACTTCTTCCTGAGAAGGGTACTGGACATCGACGAGCCGTTCGGAGGTATCCAGGTCCTGTTCATGGGAGACTTCATGCAGCTTCCCCCGGTATCGTCAGCGGACCACGGATACTTCGACTGGGCGTTCTACTCCCACTCGTGGGTGTCCGCCAACATCAAGTGCGTGGCACTCACCAAGGTATACAGGCAGGCAGACGGCCCCTTTGTGGAGATGCTCAACCGTATCCGCATGGGAGATCCTCCCACACCCGAGCAATGGGAGTTGCTGAGAGGATGCCTGGTGCCTGCAGACGAACTGAGCGAGGCCACCTTCATCACCCCGTACAACAGGAAGGTGGACTCCGTGAACCAGTACCACCTGGCCAAGCTCCCTGGCGACCCCATCCATATCCCGGCCATATTCGACATACGAGACAACCATATAAGGGGGAACATGACACGAGAGGTGGTTCGCAAACAACTGTGCGATACCACGATCATGCGATCCACGTTGTCCCTGAAGATCGGCTGCCGGGTGATGCTGCTGAAGAACGACGTGGCACTGTCCTATGTGAACGGGTCGCAGGGCATACTGGAGAACATCAACTACGACCAGAGCGAAGAGCGCAAGATCGTATCCCTGACCATCTACCTGGACAGATGTCTGGTGCCGATAACCCTGGACCAGATCGAGCGTGGCGAGGACCCGCGC
Above is a genomic segment from Rubritalea squalenifaciens DSM 18772 containing:
- a CDS encoding SMI1/KNR4 family protein, translated to MNYHDWTECARAFSEGLRMLPGEIDITIEIDPPLESQQIDKLAARWPNGLPASLRQLWSEGSARVNCPYVWTPSPDELPSLNEVFEDNDYIYGGARFEHAEQIYPGNSGADADDEYMADVVGKAGLELWCRCAVFLHVGNGDCLGLDPERDAEDPPVVYLVHDDDESSVISPSFSDFLAAWQELCYIGPEFWLLDYWIDGDRGAIDTTKHKTAELHRLLRRRPQTTKA
- a CDS encoding YndJ family transporter; the encoded protein is MSYSAVFLILVIPTVVAITVGSVLLRRAFSRSKVLPEEVALASAWIFVVGSLVWLGVFLSGSTLLGFGAPWTWITAAHFAFAGYGALTVTALSCRMVVSRRALAILRFLLLAHPVAYLVTAAGILGYRYCDEIAATSYAVIFTVQWIAVVFGRPVRIACRPLRLVIVALSVPLVTMVPALAWAWGRPVFDIPEMVRYHGIVNALGHVGLGFVAFAWGRPPSHSSLKGHSF
- a CDS encoding helix-turn-helix domain-containing protein, producing the protein MTNDNTSQNLLGTRISKIRSEAGMTQDQLAGACNRLGWDISRATLSKIEYGIRRLNDAEVLLLAAALKTSVAELYEGLTAAKALPVARHSKS
- a CDS encoding DUF4339 domain-containing protein, coding for MADVYYYLGADNEPVGPLPLTELERFTDLGVITGETLVACAGGDDWLPLDEVVGLKEPMKDVLPSLPRMDQTEGVKTDLPESLKHATWNSDPSAEASREQLKSFVSLKFWNSIEKFTLAGVASFLLLHIVLMGEGIIPDGLLILGMLVTLAVFGIMGLMHIVVFFRCWRSIPAQFRTMGPRKAVYPLFIPLWHIWWYFVSLRGLVKSIESWEKHCEIESQDDSLRLATVWAALWGLTCYVFSFLLRSEWLASALYNAGCIALIFLGYRLFKPLVWRINTLRGEPILEGSWLGALVAGQGAAEKKRTGVVSASVVITLAALLGVFLPNYVEEPQAHAAANPQVQMPEYQLPEQVAAPVIPRQDKITEADLIQIRLQLELMREEMNAVRARLAQLGRNYSYASSQIEADYIQREMNLCRQRETQISMKVIEVMAFLAKHSDELE